Genomic segment of Prochlorococcus marinus CUG1417:
GTCTTATTAGAACTGATGCACCTTTAGATCACTGCGGTAAAGGTGAAAGTTTTTCCCCGACCGATTTATTAGCAACATCTCTAGGTACTTGCCTGCTAACCATTATGGCAATCAAAGCTAAATCGAAAGGATTTGATTTGGAAGGTATATATTTAAATATTGAAAAAGTAATGACTCAAAATAGCGAGAGGAAGATAAGAGAACTAATAATAGATATTTTTATACCAGAAAGCACTTCTAATGAAACTATTGATTTTTTGAAAAAAGCATCCAAAGAATGTCCCGTTACAAGAAATTTATCTCGAGAAATAGATATTAAAATTAGTTGGCGTAATGAATAAATCTCAAAATAGTAATTAAATAAAAAATAATGAAATACTTCATTGGAATAGTCATTCTTTTTTTTGGTATATATATAATGACAGACTTAGGAATAAAGACTAGGTATACAAGAAAAAGACTTTCAAGAGGGAAAAATAAATCTTATAAATTTTAATATTGGAAATTAAGGCAATAAATTAATTTTTGTACTGACAATTAAGGCATATTTTAGTTTTATTTTTTCAATATTTTTTGGTCAATCAAACTAATCAACGGGATCATGAGATTTACATTTATTCCAACAGTGCACCATGTATAAATAATAAGAAAAAATATTTTTATAAATGAATTAGGGGGTAATGTGAAAAATATTTTGAAAAAACCTCCAATGAATAGTACCAATATTCCAATTTGAAAAAGACCTTTGATTATCCATTTAAGTCCATTTTTTTTAATGTTTATATAAAACCAGAAAAAAACAAAACTGGATGACAAAAAATATATAAAATTTATGATCATCTTTTTAAAGAAAATCTAATAAATTTGCCATTATCAAGGCATCATGATAATTATCACTTTTATATCTGCTAATTTTTTTTTAAATTAGAAAAGTTATACAAAAAACAATAAAAACAATTTATTTTTTACTTTTTTATCTTAAAACATTTTCGATTTTAGTAAATCAACTCTTTTTTGATTCACTCCCAAATCACTTTCTCCAACTCTTGATTCTGACCTTATTGATAAGATGCTTGATTCTGGTAGAAAGGATACTTCTAAATCGTCAACATACTTCATCCATTTGCTGGTTGCCTCAGCATGAAGATAATCACCATCAATTTCTACAATCTCAGTTCTTGGTGTGTTTTCGATATATGTTTTAATCTTTTCAAAAGGATTCTCAATATTGTTTACCTCCCATTCTTCTCGTACACAATGAGCAACCTCTACACAAGGTTTTAATTCTATATGTGAGGCAAATATTGAAGAAGGGAATAAAAAGCTTGAACAAATCAAAATTGCTAAAAAAAGTATTTGCATTAACAGAAGAATTTAATGACTAATAATCTAACGAATCAAATTACTAATTTGTAATGACGACTTAATTATTTTGGAAGAAAGCATATATGATTTTTATATTCAGAATTTAATATGTATTTCTAATGATCCAAAAAAAAAGATCCCTCAGAGAGAGATCTTTTAAAATTGATTTAAATCAAGTGTTTCCTAGTTTCCACTTAATAAATCAATCCTCCTACACACAAAACTAATATCACATTTAAATCAAAAATATGTAATACCTATTAGACCTCTATCTTAACTGTCACATCGCTAAAAATACAAAAAATACTAAACATTGCTGTCTAGTACTTTTAGATTTATCAGAAAAAAGTGTGTGAGGAGTTTCTGATATATTAAATCTACTACGTCGGTAATTAAAAAGGGTACAGTATAAATTACTAAATTTTTCAATCCTTCAAAAAAAATT
This window contains:
- a CDS encoding OsmC family protein, whose protein sequence is MTKIRCSYLGNFNCEAIHLQSGSLIRTDAPLDHCGKGESFSPTDLLATSLGTCLLTIMAIKAKSKGFDLEGIYLNIEKVMTQNSERKIRELIIDIFIPESTSNETIDFLKKASKECPVTRNLSREIDIKISWRNE
- a CDS encoding DUF1499 domain-containing protein, whose protein sequence is MQILFLAILICSSFLFPSSIFASHIELKPCVEVAHCVREEWEVNNIENPFEKIKTYIENTPRTEIVEIDGDYLHAEATSKWMKYVDDLEVSFLPESSILSIRSESRVGESDLGVNQKRVDLLKSKMF